From one Chryseobacterium sp. 3008163 genomic stretch:
- a CDS encoding regulatory protein RecX: MIPVAKEEILLYLMKENYLNEKRFTRSYIRGKFYIKSWGKTKIKMHLKQKGITEKLITKSFDEIDEDDYEKRIQRLYENYESKLKGLQAYRKKSKP, encoded by the coding sequence ATGATTCCAGTGGCAAAAGAGGAAATTCTTTTGTATTTAATGAAAGAAAATTATCTGAATGAGAAACGTTTTACAAGAAGTTATATTCGAGGAAAATTCTACATTAAAAGTTGGGGGAAAACCAAAATCAAAATGCATCTCAAGCAAAAAGGGATTACGGAAAAGTTGATTACTAAAAGCTTTGATGAAATTGATGAGGATGATTACGAGAAAAGAATACAAAGATTATATGAAAATTACGAGTCAAAACTGAAAGGGTTGCAAGCGTATCGGAAGAAATCTAAACCATAA
- a CDS encoding DegT/DnrJ/EryC1/StrS family aminotransferase, translating into MGGSELVYIQNALDSNWVSQYGSNIDEFEKNLEQYLGENSHVSALSSGTAAIHLGLKLLNVEEDDFVICQSFTFVASANPILYLKAIPVFVDSEKDTWNICPNALEDAIKFCLSEGKKPKAIIAVSSYGMPFKVDEILALSKKYEIPVLEDSAEALGSKYKNKPCGTFGDLSVISFNGNKIITTSGGGILISKTQSEKDKILFLATQSKDKADYYSHSEIGYNYKMSNISAGIGRGQMEVLEERIHQKRENHDFYKNLIENLEGITLFSAPSEDFFSNFWLNTITIENSKFSPEILKKYFAEVNIETRYLWKPMHLQPLYEKYHFFGNNFCGKLFDRGLCLPSGTSLTDTCKDTISGAFKIMSN; encoded by the coding sequence ATGGGCGGAAGTGAGCTAGTATATATACAAAACGCATTAGATTCAAATTGGGTTTCTCAATATGGCTCAAATATAGATGAATTTGAAAAGAATTTAGAACAATATTTGGGGGAGAATTCTCATGTTTCTGCTTTATCTTCAGGAACTGCCGCTATTCATCTGGGGCTGAAACTTCTCAATGTTGAAGAAGATGATTTTGTGATTTGTCAATCTTTCACTTTTGTAGCCTCTGCCAATCCTATTTTATATTTAAAAGCAATTCCGGTATTTGTTGATAGCGAAAAAGACACTTGGAATATTTGTCCGAATGCATTGGAAGATGCAATCAAATTTTGTTTAAGTGAAGGGAAAAAGCCGAAAGCCATTATTGCCGTTTCGTCATACGGAATGCCTTTTAAGGTTGACGAAATCTTAGCTTTGTCAAAAAAATATGAAATTCCGGTTTTGGAAGACAGTGCAGAGGCGTTAGGAAGTAAATATAAAAATAAACCGTGCGGAACTTTTGGGGATTTGTCGGTCATTAGTTTTAATGGAAACAAAATTATAACCACTTCGGGTGGCGGAATATTAATCTCAAAAACTCAATCTGAGAAAGATAAAATTTTGTTTTTGGCGACTCAATCAAAAGATAAAGCAGATTATTACAGCCATTCTGAAATAGGATATAATTATAAAATGAGTAACATCTCTGCTGGCATTGGTAGAGGGCAGATGGAAGTTTTGGAGGAGAGAATACATCAAAAAAGAGAAAATCACGACTTTTATAAGAATTTAATAGAAAATTTAGAAGGTATTACTCTTTTTTCAGCACCAAGCGAAGATTTCTTTTCTAATTTTTGGTTAAATACCATTACAATAGAAAATAGTAAGTTTTCACCCGAAATACTTAAAAAGTATTTTGCAGAAGTAAATATTGAAACAAGATATCTTTGGAAGCCCATGCATCTTCAGCCTTTGTATGAGAAATATCATTTTTTCGGGAATAATTTCTGTGGTAAGCTTTTCGATAGAGGACTGTGTTTGCCTTCAGGCACTTCACTTACAGATACTTGTAAAGATACTATAAGTGGGGCATTTAAAATTATGTCAAATTAA
- a CDS encoding polysaccharide biosynthesis protein produces MFSSVRKKMFRGDNVVNLSDVRYLPRWIILGIDILILIISLFLSTYIIEKISPREFIYHEEQTVVFGFIILINVLFMYVFKTYAGIIRHSTFIDLFKLLMASFCTSFVVGASNIILLWISGEKFILTPYLILYFITSFMGLFLFRLYVKEFFHIVREYRRSALKKRILVLGIDEQSIAIARAILDNPSLPYQVVGFLTQRTDSKRASLLGKPIYSKKRIEENTKDDLIIDGVIVIKEMMSKDEMNSWVNLFLEKDLRIYKSPSVQKLRESDLGVSIKNLQIEDLLNRRPIKIENEEVRTRHFNKNILVTGGAGSIGSEIVRQVAQFNPALIVVLDQAETPLYDIELELKEKFPQVRFKFVLADVSNKYRVEPIFEMYNFSMVYHAAAYKHVPLVEENPHEAILVNVLGSKNIATLSSKYKVNRFVMVSTDKAVNPTNVMGASKRAAELLVQSIQNVEGNTTKFITTRFGNVLGSNGSVIPHFKRQIEAGGPVTITHPDIVRYFMTIPEACELVLQAGTMGKGGEIFVFDMGDPVKILDLAHRMIKLSGFEPHVDIKIIYTGLRPGEKLYEELLSDDAKTLPTHNEKIMISKDPTLEYSEIDTLVNLITKASIKRDKTDIVRILKIIVPEFKSNNSIYEVLDN; encoded by the coding sequence ATGTTTAGTTCTGTAAGAAAGAAAATGTTTAGAGGAGATAATGTTGTTAATCTCTCAGATGTAAGGTATCTTCCTCGTTGGATTATACTGGGTATTGATATTCTAATTTTAATCATTTCATTATTTCTCTCGACCTATATTATAGAAAAAATATCTCCACGTGAATTCATTTATCATGAGGAGCAAACGGTCGTTTTCGGATTCATTATTTTAATCAATGTTTTATTTATGTATGTTTTCAAGACATATGCAGGAATTATAAGACATTCTACATTTATAGATTTATTTAAACTTTTGATGGCGAGTTTCTGTACATCGTTTGTTGTAGGAGCTTCCAATATTATTTTACTTTGGATCTCTGGAGAAAAATTTATCCTTACGCCTTACCTCATATTATACTTTATAACATCCTTTATGGGATTGTTTTTATTCAGATTATATGTTAAAGAATTTTTTCATATAGTTCGTGAATATAGAAGAAGTGCTTTGAAAAAAAGAATATTAGTTTTGGGCATTGATGAGCAGTCTATTGCTATTGCAAGAGCTATTCTAGATAATCCAAGTTTACCTTATCAGGTAGTTGGTTTCCTTACACAACGTACAGATAGTAAGAGAGCATCTTTATTGGGAAAACCCATTTATTCTAAAAAGAGAATCGAAGAGAATACCAAAGATGATTTGATTATTGATGGAGTTATTGTTATAAAAGAAATGATGTCTAAAGATGAGATGAACTCTTGGGTAAATTTATTCTTAGAAAAAGATTTAAGAATTTACAAATCGCCATCTGTACAAAAATTGAGAGAAAGTGATTTGGGAGTTTCTATTAAAAACCTTCAAATAGAGGATCTTCTTAATAGAAGACCCATCAAGATTGAGAATGAAGAAGTAAGAACAAGACATTTTAATAAAAATATATTGGTAACTGGGGGAGCCGGATCAATAGGTAGCGAAATTGTAAGACAAGTTGCACAGTTTAATCCTGCACTTATTGTAGTTTTGGATCAGGCTGAAACACCTTTGTACGATATAGAATTAGAATTAAAAGAAAAATTCCCTCAGGTCAGATTCAAATTTGTATTAGCAGATGTTTCAAATAAGTATCGTGTAGAACCCATATTCGAAATGTATAATTTTTCTATGGTCTACCACGCTGCAGCGTATAAGCATGTGCCATTAGTTGAAGAAAATCCGCATGAAGCAATATTGGTAAATGTTTTGGGATCTAAAAATATTGCAACTTTATCAAGCAAGTATAAGGTTAATAGATTCGTTATGGTATCTACAGATAAAGCTGTAAACCCAACGAATGTGATGGGAGCATCAAAAAGAGCTGCTGAATTGCTTGTACAATCAATCCAAAATGTAGAAGGGAATACTACAAAATTTATCACTACGAGATTTGGTAATGTTTTAGGCTCAAATGGTTCTGTAATTCCTCACTTTAAAAGACAAATCGAGGCGGGCGGTCCGGTTACAATTACCCATCCTGATATTGTAAGATATTTTATGACTATTCCGGAAGCATGTGAGTTAGTATTACAAGCAGGAACGATGGGGAAAGGTGGTGAGATTTTTGTTTTTGATATGGGAGATCCTGTCAAAATACTTGATTTGGCACACAGAATGATAAAGTTGTCCGGTTTTGAGCCTCATGTTGATATTAAAATCATATATACAGGGTTACGCCCAGGCGAGAAATTATACGAAGAATTGCTCAGTGATGATGCAAAAACACTTCCTACACACAATGAAAAAATTATGATTTCGAAAGATCCAACGTTAGAATACTCAGAGATTGATACTTTAGTTAATCTGATTACCAAAGCGTCGATAAAGAGAGATAAAACTGATATTGTGAGAATTCTTAAAATAATTGTTCCTGAGTTTAAAAGCAACAATTCGATTTACGAAGTATTAGATAATTAA